AAAATATCATTGAATAATGGCATCATTGAAGTTTGAAGATAAATGATCTTGTTATTCAACTTGAATTTgtaagtcaatttttttttttattaatcttttTTGTATTGTTTAATCAACTTAACATTAATAAAttccattttaaattaatagacTGAAAATTGCAATGAACACTCTTGAAGGAAGGGATGAGCCCAAATTCTTCATGTAATTagagagagatgatgatgatgatgatgatgataaaacCCAAATAGTTCGtgtagagaaaaagagaaataagaaaaagaagacgaagaatcaaAGATTATCTCGAACCCAATTTGGATTTGAATGAGAGAGAAGAAGGGGGGAAAGGAGGGAGAgagtgagaagaagaagaaattagagaaagggatgaagagaaaaagaaaaagaagaaatagagagataaTGAAACCCTTTATCTCGAACCCAAATTTAGGTTTGAGATGAACAACAAACCCAGATCTTCGTTCAAGATGAACATCTCGAACCTAGATTTgggtttgaagaagaaaaaagaaaaggagaaagaagaagaagaataaatcaCATAGAGAGGAGTAGATGACCTTGTTTTCATCATCACCGCTGTCGTCGTGAACAACCCCCATCATCGCTATCACCATGAACAGATACCCCTGTCATTGTTGTCATTATTTAGCATCGTTGTCATTCTCCTTACAATGCCAGTCGCTACTACTGTTGCCATCGCTATCATTATTCATTAATTACAGACAAAAGCGAAAAACAatagaagagaggaaaaagaatAAGTTTAGATATAAAggcattttaatctttttataaaatttaacgGTGGTAAACTAACAGtaggaaaaaattataacaCAACATTAAATCTCAATGATACtctttatattttctcaaatattaggGATACTTTTTACAATTGCCTAAACTTTAGGGGTATcatgtgtaatttttcttattttatatgttgcaacttacaaaaaaaaaaaaaaaaaaaaaaaaagcatggtAGTTTATGGGTTACTTGTTTTGCTTTGCATAGAAGGATAAATGTTACTTTAGTTCGTAATTAGCTTAGTCTCTATGATGCTAAATTGTTGATGGTTTAGTTTTGTGAATGCTAAAATTGAATGTTCATTTGGTTACGGTGGTTCATGGTGGATGAATGTTAAATGTTACTTTAAATTGAATGTTAATTGCACAAAATCTATTGCTTTTAAAGACAtgaaatagtaaaaaaaattattaaactaaatataaatgGTGAATAGAATCAAGTCCTTGATTCTATCATACTACATCCAGGCAATTTAAAGATGTTCTTATGTTTGGTAATTTCCCATATTCTCTCAGCATCATGATATCTACCTGCATCGGCATAGATATTGGCTAAAAGCACATAATATCCGATCGTCTCTGGTTCCAACCCAACGAGTCTCTTTGCAATTCGTACCCCCATCTCAAGATTACCGTGAACTCGACAACCCCCTAACAGTGCGCCGAGGACAGCCGCATCAGGTTGACTAGGCATTTCTTCGATAAGCCTTTCTGCCTCAGTGAGTAGGCCTGCTCGACTCAAGCAATCGACCATACAAGCATAGTGCTTCAGCTCAGCTACCACACCATAATCCTTCATCATTCTAAAAATGGATTGTGCATTTTTTACTAGTCCACCGTGGGTACAAGCAGACAAAACACCAAGAAAAGTTATGCCATTGGGCTTGACATGCTGCTTCTGCATCTTATCAAATAGCTCAATAGCAACGTCTACATAGCCACCCAACCCATATCCCAAAATCAAAGAACTCCACGAAATGACATCTTTCTCAGGCATTTTGTCAAACACTTTGTGCCCATGACATAATGCGGCGCATTTTACATACATGTCAATCAAGGCATTGCCCAAACACAACCCTAAGCCTAAACACCTCCTTATGCACCATCCATGTACACTCTTCCCTTGCTTCAACCAACCTAATTGGGCACAGACTAAAAGCAAGCTCACCATAACTGCTCCATCAAGCTCTTCAACCCCTTGAGCAATCATCATTTCTCTAAACACAGATAATGCCAACATGGGCTCCTCCCGTTGAGCATACCCAGCTAACATTGCAGTCCACAACACAGCATCTCTTTGAGGCATTTCATCAAACACCACCCGTGCATCCAAAATCTTCCCAAATGTCACATACATGAAAACTAGAGCAGAAGCAACAAACAAGCTCATATCCATTCCTGTCTTGATGCAAAACCCATGCACTAAAATGCCCAAATTTACCATCCCAGCACCGGCACACGCCCTCAAAACAAGTGGTAGAGTGAAAACATCAGGTTGAACCTCACAATTGGTGATGTTGCGCATTTGAAGAAACAAGTCTATCGACTTCTCAGGCAAGCTGGATCGTGAAAACTCCCCAATTATGATGTTCCAAGAGTAGATGTTTCGGTGAGGCATGTGAAAAAAGACAGAGAAAGCTTCTGGGTAGAGCTTCTTGTGGTGGGAATACATTAAAACTAGCTTGGAACTAAGGATTACGTTGTCATAAAGATAGAAGGCACGAAGGAGACGAGCATGAAGATGGCGAAGGTAGATTGGGTTTGGAGAAGAATGTAGAAGTGAGAAATAATGGGAAACAAGATTGGAATGGGTAAGGGTGGAGAAGAGCTTCTTCGTATTGCAGCATAGAGCTTTTGCTACTATTTGCATATTAGACTTCTTTCGTTTTAGCCACTGCATAAATacaagcacacacacacacacacacatattagCATTATGAAGAGTCAAGTCGTTACAAGCCAACAAGTTCCCCGAGAGGTGTTCAACTTATAACCTAGTTAAATTGGAGGATGAGACTAAATCTagtatttagtccaaatatttgAAAACTTTGTCTCGATCCAGTCCTAGTCTTAGATTGAAGAGtgaaaacataattaaaaaagcTCTAAATACTAAGCCCAACCCACCCATTAAACACAAGGCCCCAAACATAAGTACTTTGCAATTATGTATGTTTGCTTGTAATGAATATTATGTTAATTGTTTTGCAACAAGCAAGCAAATTTAACTTTGAAGTGAattgtgtttgtatatattttttttttttcaaaattcatataaGAAATAGGGAAAGAAAATTGAGTTGTAATGAATTAAAAGCTCAACCACCCACCTTCCTCAAGTCTCCATCATCAAAATTGGTCTTAAAGAGTCCCAAAGGATGGATCTTGCAATataaattaacaataataacatatatcagaataaattacaaaaaaacatACCAACCTTTTAggtaattttcaatttaaaatgacttttaaatctttttaataACCACGCTCacttttgttatttgttttaattttataccaTAGTTAAATTTCGTTCATTTTCACCCCTAGAATGATAAGTGTTTTGTATGTGTAGACACTTTGTGATTAGTTTTTAAGTCAAACAACTTCCTGAAATAATCCACATTAATTTGGATTATTCAGGTCACCGACGACGCACAAGTAGAGGTGTCAAACAGGCAAATTGAGCCAGCCCGACCCACCCCCTATCTGGCCTTTCATTTTCATGGGTTGGGTCAAGTTTGACCCTTTTTAGAAACGAGTCATGCCGACCCAAGCCATATTACAAAAAGGGGGGCTCGATAAAGGTGTCAAACAGGTCAGACCACCAGTGGGTCACTCAACCCACCACTTTCTAACCTAACCCAACACGTCCCATTATTTTAGCAAACGAGTCATGTTGGGTTGGTTCAAGGATATAGAATCGAGCTAGGCCAAGGGTATATGACTAACGACCCAACATGACACGACATGCTAGTGGGCCAACTCATGGCACAATCCAACACAACCCATTTGCCTCaattgaagaattttttttaaattaaaaaattaaaaaaataataataaatcaagaaatctttacaataatttaaaatttgaaattaatattatatttaatatttaattacttaATCATTACTCATTAGAGCAATATGTATTAGTATCATTACTAATATTACAATTGAtagcaataaatttaaattatactttGTCAATTATGGGTCGAATTTAAGGGATTAAAAATATGAGTTCAAGTTAAGAGATTAAATAATTTCACTAATATTTGGATAGTTTTACGTCATAAAATTTGAAACTTTAACTAAGAGAAATCCAAATAAGAGATAAAGTTTGACTCATATCGAATAAaccaaacataatttttttttaattcttttaaattcaaACTGGTCTTTTTTTAATCAACTCGCTATCATTACCTTATCATTCatcaataaatgataataagttAACTAAAGACTATCttgaatttaaaagaattaaaaaattataatgtttagCTTATGCAATAAGAGTCCGTCTTATCTCTTATTTgaatttctcttaattaaatttataacattttatgatataaatccatctaaatattaataaaattataatttaaatccatAATCTTGAACTCAAAACATTGAGTTTTTAAACCCTTAAATTGAACCCATAGCTTACAACTTACATTATTGTAATCAATTGTAATATTACTAATGAGACTAGTATATAATGTTCTaataaattaagtattaaatataatattaacatcaaaacttaaattattataaaatatacttaatttattaacattttttaatttttataattttctaaaaaaaattcttccaaTGAGCCAAACGATTGTGCTGGTCGTGCTACGAGTTGGCCCACAAGCGAGTTGCACCAAGCCAATGGGTCATGTTATGCCGAGCCGTGAGTCATATCTTTAACCTAGCATGATCCCATATCATTGGACTAGGCCAACATTACTCGTTTGCTACAGTACAGGTATAGGTTGCATTGGGCTAGGCTAGTAAGCGAATGACCAAGGTCAACCCAAAGGCAAACTGACCCATTCGACACCTCGACTCACAAGCCATGACCTCCCACACCACCATCATTATCCCCAAATTGCCAAAGAGCAGTGCTACCAAGGAATCCAACCAAGAGTTCCTCCGGTGCCACCTTCAAAGGTCTAGAACAAAAATTACCAGAAACCCATGCCTATTTATAGTACCTATAGATAGGTGAGATGttcctttctattttgttgTTTCTCAATAAGTCACCACAAGAAGGAACAACACCCTAAACTACTTCAGCAGACTCTAAAACACGCCAACCCtttcaaaattaccaaaaataatataattccCCTTTCCAAAGGACTAATAATTATACTCAATCTCAATAACCGTGCAGAGACGTCCAAGCACCCACGTAATTAAACATTGTGTTATAATGTTGTAAATCTCTCTTCAACATAAACCAGCAAAAAGGCTCCAAGCATGCAAGCCACTCGTCATTGCTTTATCGCAAGTTTCAACGCAAGTTAACCgcattataaaattgaaacaaataacgtctattaaaaaaatttaaaatgtattctaaaattgaaaattggcTTAAaggtttgtattttttttttctcttttagtaatttacccaaaattcTTGGATAATTTTGTAACCAAACAAGGTTAAGGCTATACCTGCAGCCAAACAACCCAACCCCTAGTCCATTAGGGTTTCTTGCTAACAGGTGGTAGCGGCAGCGGCACGCCGGCTGGAGAGGGAGGCGGACGGCGGTGGCAAGTAGCATCGCGGAACGGAGGAGGCAGATCGGTGACCTCGCGGTGGCGGAGAAGACGGAGAGGCAGATCAGGGGAAGAAAGAGAGCAGACCGAAGTAGGCAGAGACAGTAGAGGCCGGAGATTATGGCGGTGTTGGTATGGCAATGGATAGTGGAATCGAAAGCCACCGAAAACAGGTGGTGGCGGTGGCTATCTGGAATAGCAGTGGCGGTGGTTTAAAATGCTACCAGCGATGACGCTGGACGTGACACGAGAGAGAGGTCAAATTTGAGATCTAAGATTACGGGAAGACAGAGGCAACAGTGCTGTGGTGTCAAGGCCAGAACAGAGAGGTAGACGGAGAAACGGAATGACGATAGTAGCAGTCGGAACCTGGAGAGATTGGATGGCGGTGGCTGGCGTCGGGGAGAAAACACAGAAATCAAAGGCTACGATCTTCGGTGTGGCGAGCAGATCGATGGCCGGTGATAATGGCACGGCAGCGCGATAGTTGGTGGCGATGGTCGTGAATGGAAAAGGAGAAAGATGATAGTGGCGGTGGGGGTGGGGGCCGGGGCCGAAAACGAAGCCAACGCCAGCGTCGGAAaattggaagagagagagagagagagagctctgggggaaatttggaaaaataggactcCTGCTACTAaactttggaaaaaaaaaaaaaaaagacacttttgaaaatctttgcaaaactaaaatttttaaaaattaattaaaaaaaatattcccactTTAAATCAGCTATAGGATCTagcaatttgaaaaaatatgacTCTCAATactaaactttcaaaaaatatggcactttgaaaatctttacaaaattaagacttttaaaaattaattagacaaAAATACTCGATCAACAATAAGATCctgtcttcttttcttcttctttcacaaACATTCTTACTCGCCCAtcttcaatctctctcactcgTCTCTCTCTTTCCATTCGAGTGTTGTTGCTTCTTTAAAGCCATTATTGTTCTTCTCTTTGCAGATTCGATAGCTTGTCTCCATACCAGGCATGcattcatttttttatctttgaaaaACGTTGGTCAATGAGTCTTAGTAGCCTGAgtgatttcaaaatattttatcattttcatctGCTagtttttaaatgaaaatataaatgaacTTGGCTCTAATTCTTCATTCAAAAACTCGATTGAGTGAAGAGTATGTATTTCGCTGGTTTAAACATATATTGATTCATATATCAACAATTTATGTCATGATATATTTCAACCGATATAAGTTCAAACACAAGAAGtatcatgaaaatgttttatatcAGTTTCTATATTGgtcatgaaaaatatatgtacTCATCTATTCTGAACTAATATATAGATAGCATCTAATCGATTAATATCTTATGTAAACTGCTATATATTAACCAACATATCCTTACACAACCAATAAAAGCTTAAACAACcgatatatttttatacttacaAAATCGAtatgtttgtatttaatttagaaattgattcaatttatattaTAGGAATGACAACTTTGAGACCTATATTTGTAAATATGATGTACGGAGGTCAGTGGCAATATGATGTTGATGGGAAAAAATATAAGTACGTGACCGATATATCTTTGTATATAATTGACGTGAAGAACAAGAACTCGCATGAGGCAGGATGCCAGAAGTTTAGTTTCTGGTGTGAGTTGTGTCAGGTTGAAACCTTCAGTAAGAAAGTGTTGAATGTTCATAAGAGGGGTCAGAAACACGTGGTTGTGGCAAAAGAGGTGAAAGAAGATGAAATTGTATTAGTTGTGGCAAAAGAGGCGAAAAAAGATGAAATGAGAGAAATGGTTGCAGGAGAAGAAATCGAAGACAAGAAAGATCGAGGAGTTGTTGCGGTAGCAGAAGAGATCAAAGACGAGAAAGGTGGGGAAGTTATTATGATAGAGAAAGATGGAGAAGTTGTTGCGTCACAAGAGATTTAGAAAGAAACAACGGACAATGCTACCGATGAGGCAGTAGAGGATATGACTGTTGGCTCTACAAACTGATCGATGAGGTGAGGCTGATCAGGAGGTTGGACATGACAAAGAGAAACTGATATCCTTTGCATCTACTATAATCGGTTTACGTTTATATAAccaatattttgtgtataaattgcaatgtaagcataaatataatatttccacAATAATATCAGTTCTATTGTATCGATTTTTAACCTGTTGGTTTTGACCGATATCCTTTGAATTAGTTTTCATCAATTTACATACTTAGTTTATATAATCGATATCTATGTATAAATTGCAATGTAAATAGAAACTAAATAACATAATATCAATTCTTCTATATCGATTATAAAACGATATGTTTTGACCGATATCCTTTGCATCTGCTATCATCGATTGACATATTTCGTTTATATAACCGATATGTATAAACTGCAATGTAAATAGAAACttaatagaaatagaaatatagGTTCTACTGATATTGATTCCCGCAAAATTTCTATTAATAATGCAATgagaccttttttttttttcctttgtagTTCCCAATGTCTGCACCGATATgaccttttattttcttatggaCAAAAATGTCTTTCTCGCCTGCTACATGTACCTTCGTGACTTTCCATTTTCCatgtttgatattttactcttgcaaaataaaatagttttgataatgactatatgaaaatcaatctctaaatctatATGAATAAGTTTGAGTTTGAAtcaatctatatgaatgagaaaatcaatctttaaatttatataaatgagtTTGAAGCAAAGTTGTGAAAATAAATCTATATAGGAGTAAGGTTGAGTATGATTGAgtgtgtttaaattcaaaatgaataactttttgataatctcaacttgctttcaaaagaatcaaagtAAGGAAATTATATGTGTTCAGTTTCTCTAAAtagatagtcaactatgtgaaTATGctttgtcgactatgcctatgaatagtcgactatgtgcctatgttctgttgactatgcctatgGATAGTCGATTATGGGTtatgatctgtcgactatgcccaagcttctgtcgactatattgtGGTCTATTGACTATTGGACAAGCTTTGTCAACTATGAAATTTCCTTTGTCGACTATATATGtgtatgatgttataaattttctttgtatttttggatgTGTCGACTATGTGAAAGCGTTTGTCGACTATTAGTAGTTTTGGTTgaacatctgtcgactatgcctcattgtctgtcgactatgccttagttttatttgaaaatatagtcgagtaacctattttgtctgtcgacagtttgtttcTCAAAATCTTGTAACGGTTAGTTTTtagcgcatttaatgctcgcctaaccaccacaacggtcggatttttgtatttatctaccatcaactataaatatgggttgggagaatcgATTGAAGGTTGCTGAACACATTGAATATCTTCAACTACTGAGCATTCAAATTTCACTGAGCTTTAAATTTTTACTCTCtctgtaattttctttttgaggCTTTGTATCTACACTGTTGTATCCATCTTAAGCCTGTTAATTTTCTTGGAGAGAAcctgtaactaagagttgtactcttagattctcattCTCACATTTACTGTAATTGACCTAGCGTAAGTTAGAGGGCCCATTAGATTGGGAGGTTTATACAtttcctagtcacggactagaggacctactcgtgTTGAGTAGGGGTTGATAGTGAAGTTactttaaaatccttagtgggtagctaaggtagtggactaggtttGGGaagccgaaccattataaatccttGTCTCTTGTGctttctgtttttatttgtccttagtatttttattcttacttaattcgttcattcattcataagatttcatatttgtttgtcacaaaatgagattatttttacACAGTTAATATCTCATCGTGCCATTTTAAGGTCTTGAAGTTTAACGAATCCGTAGTCTTAACAGACGACATCTCTGTttcttaaaagatttttttaatataccaattcacccccctcttggtgtgtgtcatattatttcaattctatcaattggtatcaaagccaagttCCATTGTTTTTTATCGatctaacaacctagggaaaaagatcttaTCAGATGGCACATTTTGCTTCCTCATCCCAATCCGAGGGTCTAACCACCACTCGTCCCTTattctttgatggaactaaTTATAACTACTGGAAAATAAGAATGCAGATTTATTTGATGCAGGACTCAAGCTTAATGCAAGTAGTGTATAAGGATATCAAGCCAGCTGACATGGAGAAAATTGAGACTTGAAcaacagaagaaagaagaaacatgGAGATAAATGCAAAAGCTATGAATGCACTAATCTGTGCACTGAGCTCAGAGAAATTCAACCGAGTGTCAACATGCAAGACAACTAAGGAAATTTGGGATAAACtaaaggtaacacatgaaggaaccaattaggtaaatgaaacaaaaatcaatcttcttgtccatgattatgagttattttcaATGAAGGAAGACGAGTCTATAAAAGATATGTATACTAGATTCAATGATATTGTTACTACCTTAGAAGCTTTAGGTAAGACATTttcaaatggagaaagagttagaaaaattctaagaagttTACCTAGATCGTGGGAATCCAAGGTCACTGCCATAACAGAGGCTAAAGATTTAGATACACTTCCATTTGACAAGTTGCTAGGTTCATTAATGACACATGAAattatgatgaaaagaaatgaagttgatggctccaagaaaaacaaaaatatagcatttaaaattgaggatgaagataaaAACTCTCAAAGTGAAGAGGATGATTTTTCACTGTTAgctaaaaaaattaggaaatttatgaagaaaggtaGATTTAATCAAAGGAGAAACTTTCggaaagagaaagataaaaaaaaaaactaacccATCCAATGAGCTTCGATGTTTTGAATGTAATAAGCTAGGTCACATTAGAAGTGATTGCCCtcaattgaaaaagaaggatcgtaaggaaagaaaaatgaagaagaaggctctAGCTGCATGGGGTGAAGAGAAGctctcatcaagtgatgaatcaCAAGATGATGAAGTTGCCAACATTTACTTTATGGCCAATATTGAAGATAAGCTAACTTCTCAGCATCCTAATTCAATTCCTAaatttacatttgaagaacttcaCAATGCATAAGATGAAAGAAACAGACCGAGTGTTGAAAAAGAAAGtctcttaaaagaaaataaacacatGAAGGAATCCttagaaaaattagttaaagggaaaaagaaactagaaatgattcttggagctcaaagaaattttggagataaacaaGGAATTGAATTTGATTCATTCCATGCAAGCTCTAGTAAAATAGTTTTTGTAAAAGTTTCAAACCAAAAGTCTATTCAAAGAAAACCATTCTTCAAatcaaagttttcaaaaagaggTATTACATGTCACTACTGTGAAAGAAATGGTCATTCAATTAACAAATGTTTTATAcgaaattttcctcaaaaattcaaacaagtttgggttcctaaagaTGTAGTATCTTCTAACAAGAATGGACTCAAGATGAtgtgggtaccaaagggaacaacTTGAATGATTATTTTTGTAGGCTGCGTTGGTTTCAAATGATTAaaggagcaagtggttccttgatAGTGGGTGCTCAAGGCACATGACGAGAGATCAAGAGCTTCTCAACAATGTCATCTTCAAATAAGGAGGTAAGGTCttctatggtgacaactctcaaggtaagatCATAGGTATAGGGgttccatttcttttgaaatctcacattagaaaatgtatttcttgttgatggtcttaaacataatttgattagtattagtcaattgtgtgatttaaattatgaagtTTGTTTTTATGCTAGTTCTTGTAAAGTTATATGTTCtaagacaaaagaaatgaaattaaaaggaaatagagtaggaaacaTCAACCTCACATTTTTAGAATCATCTAAGATGGAAAACTGTCTGGTTACAAATTCTTCTCAAAACACTTGGTTGTGGCATAATAGGttagggcatgctagtatgaactTAATCAACAAATTAGTAAAGCATGATATTGTTAATGGGTTGCCcaagcttaaatttgaaagagatcacatttgtggcacttgCATGAAAGGTAAGCAAATTAGTGTATCATTCAAACCAACTAATGAAGCATCAACATCTAAACCTCTAACACTACTTCACCTAGACTTGTTTGGTCCAATGAGAACTCTAAGCTTAGGAggtaaacaatatgttttgttaatagtagatgattattctagattcacatgggtAATCTTCCTTGCAtccaaaaatgaaacttttaagtcatttgaaatatttagtaaaagaattcaaagagaaaaaaggtttttgcatttcaaaaataagaagtgatcatggaggagaatttgaaaatgaatctttcaagctatattgtgaagaaaatgaaatagatcataacttctcttgtgctaggactccccaacgaaatggtgtagtagaaagaaagaatagatccttacaagaaatggctagaacaatgttttatgataaaaatcttcctaaGTATTTTTGGGCAGAGGCTGTTCATACCGTTTGTCACATTCTAAATAGAGTCTCAATAAGACCAATATTGAAAAAGACTCCTTATGAATTATTCAAAGGAAGAAAGCCTAACATaagtcattttcatatttttggtagcacttgctatattctcaataatgga
The sequence above is a segment of the Diospyros lotus cultivar Yz01 chromosome 7, ASM1463336v1, whole genome shotgun sequence genome. Coding sequences within it:
- the LOC127806912 gene encoding pentatricopeptide repeat-containing protein At4g14170: MQIVAKALCCNTKKLFSTLTHSNLVSHYFSLLHSSPNPIYLRHLHARLLRAFYLYDNVILSSKLVLMYSHHKKLYPEAFSVFFHMPHRNIYSWNIIIGEFSRSSLPEKSIDLFLQMRNITNCEVQPDVFTLPLVLRACAGAGMVNLGILVHGFCIKTGMDMSLFVASALVFMYVTFGKILDARVVFDEMPQRDAVLWTAMLAGYAQREEPMLALSVFREMMIAQGVEELDGAVMVSLLLVCAQLGWLKQGKSVHGWCIRRCLGLGLCLGNALIDMYVKCAALCHGHKVFDKMPEKDVISWSSLILGYGLGGYVDVAIELFDKMQKQHVKPNGITFLGVLSACTHGGLVKNAQSIFRMMKDYGVVAELKHYACMVDCLSRAGLLTEAERLIEEMPSQPDAAVLGALLGGCRVHGNLEMGVRIAKRLVGLEPETIGYYVLLANIYADAGRYHDAERIWEITKHKNIFKLPGCSMIESRT